The following are encoded in a window of Kitasatospora sp. NBC_01250 genomic DNA:
- a CDS encoding helix-turn-helix domain-containing protein, whose protein sequence is MNGPGPLGAFLQARRTQLRPEDVGLRDLGPRRRVAGLRREELAQLAGVSVSYYARLEQGLSRGASAEVLDAIARALLLDSHEREHLERLAVAARHAPRVRRPRPEKLADETRDLLRALDGVPALVLGRRTDVLAWNTLGHALLAGHLDVLAPDDPARRPNMSRMLFLDPHGQELYADWKSKVRAVVGNLRLAVGRHPQDPLLAQLIGELTMSSPQFLALWRDHRVAPCEAASYELHHPVVGTVTVTQQTLSIARSPDQLLIVCTTPAGSSSEQALALLAQACATRTVVAQDMRSDRPGG, encoded by the coding sequence ATGAACGGACCCGGCCCGCTCGGCGCCTTCCTCCAAGCCCGACGAACGCAACTGCGGCCCGAGGACGTCGGCCTGCGCGACCTCGGGCCCCGCAGGCGGGTGGCGGGGCTGCGGCGCGAGGAACTGGCCCAGCTGGCGGGCGTCAGCGTCTCCTACTACGCCCGCCTCGAACAGGGCCTGTCCCGCGGGGCATCGGCCGAGGTGCTCGACGCGATCGCCCGCGCCCTGCTGCTCGACAGCCACGAGCGCGAGCACCTGGAGCGGCTCGCCGTCGCCGCCCGCCACGCGCCCCGGGTGCGCCGCCCGCGGCCCGAGAAGCTCGCCGACGAGACCCGCGACCTCCTGCGCGCCCTCGACGGCGTCCCGGCGCTCGTGCTGGGCCGGCGCACCGACGTGCTGGCCTGGAACACCCTCGGGCACGCCCTGCTCGCCGGTCACCTGGACGTCCTCGCCCCGGACGACCCGGCGCGGCGCCCCAACATGAGCCGGATGCTGTTCCTGGACCCGCACGGCCAGGAGCTGTACGCGGACTGGAAGAGCAAGGTGCGCGCGGTGGTCGGCAACCTGCGCCTGGCCGTCGGCAGGCACCCGCAGGACCCGCTGCTCGCGCAGCTGATCGGCGAACTCACGATGAGCAGCCCGCAGTTCCTCGCCCTGTGGCGCGACCACCGGGTGGCGCCGTGCGAGGCCGCCTCCTACGAGCTGCACCATCCCGTCGTCGGCACGGTGACGGTCACCCAGCAGACGCTCTCGATCGCCCGTTCACCCGACCAGCTGCTCATCGTCTGCACGACCCCCGCCGGCTCCTCCTCCGAGCAGGCCCTGGCGCTCCTTGCCCAGGCGTGCGCCACCCGGACTGTTGTGGCGCAGGACATGCGAAGTGATCGCCCGGGCGGGTGA
- a CDS encoding MBL fold metallo-hydrolase, translating to MEQHPEQITLGEVTVTRIKEFYGSSQLPPEGFFPDSPDGAWQEQRHWLAPDFWNPRTNECQTAIQSWLLRSQGRTILVDTGVGNHKDRPYAPVWNRLETDYLDNLAAAGVRPEDIDIVVNTHLHIDHVGWNTRLQDRTWAPTFPNASYLMTRRDFEFWDPANETTTVLGRGNQNVFEDSVAPVHQAGLTHLWEGTYRIDQNLRLDLAPGHTPGSSVLTLESGGEHALFVGDLMHTALQITHPQTNSCFCEDPAASRATRHRLLARAAETNALVFPAHFGGQGAARVARSGSTFTIKQWAGFSRLS from the coding sequence ATGGAACAGCACCCGGAGCAGATCACCCTCGGCGAGGTCACCGTCACCCGCATCAAGGAGTTCTACGGCTCGTCCCAGCTGCCCCCGGAGGGGTTCTTCCCGGACAGCCCGGACGGCGCGTGGCAGGAGCAACGCCACTGGCTGGCACCCGACTTCTGGAACCCGCGGACGAACGAGTGCCAGACCGCGATCCAGTCCTGGCTGCTGCGCAGCCAGGGACGCACGATCCTCGTCGACACCGGCGTGGGCAACCACAAGGACCGGCCCTACGCGCCGGTGTGGAACCGCCTGGAGACGGACTACCTCGACAACCTCGCCGCCGCCGGGGTGCGGCCCGAGGACATCGACATCGTGGTCAACACCCACCTGCACATCGACCACGTCGGCTGGAACACCCGCCTCCAGGACCGGACCTGGGCGCCGACCTTCCCGAACGCCAGCTACCTGATGACCCGCCGGGACTTCGAGTTCTGGGATCCGGCCAACGAGACCACGACCGTACTCGGCCGCGGGAACCAGAACGTCTTCGAGGACAGCGTCGCACCCGTCCACCAGGCGGGACTGACCCACCTGTGGGAGGGCACGTACCGGATCGACCAGAACCTGCGCCTGGATCTCGCACCCGGGCACACCCCCGGCTCGTCCGTACTCACCCTGGAGTCCGGCGGCGAACACGCCCTGTTCGTCGGGGACCTGATGCACACCGCCCTGCAGATCACGCATCCGCAGACCAACTCCTGCTTCTGCGAGGACCCGGCGGCCTCCCGCGCCACCCGGCACAGACTGCTCGCCCGCGCCGCCGAGACCAACGCGCTCGTCTTCCCCGCGCACTTCGGCGGCCAGGGTGCCGCGCGGGTCGCACGCAGCGGGTCGACGTTCACGATCAAGCAGTGGGCGGGATTCTCGCGCCTCTCCTGA
- a CDS encoding FAD-dependent oxidoreductase, which yields MIIIGAGLGGLALAHGLRKQGIDVAVYERDAHPGARPQGYRIQLDEPGLTGLRECLPAALFELCLSTAGAPPARVSVRNRRLDVLADKAAAHSSAAADVSGPRAFNRPTLRQIMLLGLDGQVHYGARLVGYGHDADGRVTARFADGRTATADLLIGADGVNSAVRGLLLPGARVEDAGLRLVYGRIPLDGSTRAQLPSWVFESIFTVVTGGPGQPHLGLGPVEFGRRPEEAGRALTPPVDLSPVGDYVACLVGAPADHPAMPPFAELRTLAPAALRDLALRWTGEGWHEDVHGLLAHWDTDSLFPLRISTAAPVPHWQPGPVTLIGDAIHAMSPVLAMGANTAVRDAGELTRALAEAAGRGEPFVRAVGRYENRMREYASRIVADSRQTGQQRVGQR from the coding sequence GTGATCATCATTGGCGCTGGGCTGGGTGGACTCGCGCTGGCCCACGGCCTGCGCAAGCAGGGCATCGACGTCGCCGTCTACGAACGCGACGCCCACCCCGGGGCCCGTCCCCAGGGCTACCGCATCCAGCTCGACGAACCCGGCCTGACCGGTCTGCGGGAGTGCCTGCCCGCCGCGCTCTTCGAGCTCTGCCTGTCGACCGCCGGCGCGCCCCCGGCGCGGGTCTCGGTCCGCAACCGCCGGCTGGACGTCCTGGCGGACAAGGCCGCGGCGCACAGCTCCGCCGCTGCCGACGTGTCGGGCCCGCGCGCCTTCAACCGCCCGACGCTGCGTCAGATCATGCTCCTGGGACTCGACGGCCAGGTGCACTACGGCGCGCGACTGGTGGGCTACGGGCACGACGCCGACGGCAGGGTCACCGCGCGCTTCGCCGACGGCCGGACCGCCACCGCCGACCTGCTGATCGGCGCCGACGGCGTCAACTCGGCCGTACGCGGGCTCCTGCTGCCCGGGGCCCGGGTCGAGGACGCCGGGCTGCGGCTGGTCTACGGCAGGATCCCGCTCGACGGAAGCACCCGGGCACAGCTGCCCTCCTGGGTCTTCGAGAGCATCTTCACCGTCGTCACCGGCGGCCCGGGCCAGCCGCACCTGGGCCTGGGCCCGGTGGAGTTCGGCCGCCGACCCGAGGAGGCGGGCCGGGCGCTGACCCCGCCCGTGGACCTGTCCCCGGTCGGCGACTACGTCGCCTGCCTGGTCGGCGCTCCGGCCGACCACCCCGCGATGCCCCCCTTCGCGGAGCTGCGCACCCTCGCTCCGGCCGCGCTGCGCGACCTCGCGCTGCGGTGGACGGGTGAGGGCTGGCACGAGGATGTCCACGGCCTGCTGGCGCACTGGGACACCGACTCGCTCTTCCCGTTGCGGATCTCCACCGCCGCCCCCGTGCCGCACTGGCAGCCCGGGCCGGTGACGCTGATCGGTGACGCGATCCACGCGATGAGCCCGGTCCTGGCGATGGGCGCCAACACCGCCGTCCGCGACGCCGGCGAGCTCACCCGGGCGCTGGCCGAGGCGGCGGGCAGGGGCGAGCCGTTCGTGCGGGCCGTCGGCCGGTACGAGAACCGGATGCGGGAGTACGCCTCCCGGATCGTGGCCGACTCCCGGCAGACGGGGCAGCAGCGGGTCGGTCAGCGGTAG
- a CDS encoding carboxylesterase/lipase family protein yields MPRQAVPVVETPAGAVRGLRDATGERYRAIPYAAPPTGAGRFAPPAPHPGWSGVRDATRPSPTAPQPARSFGRLDMTPYFGPGWVPGAEYLSVDVHTPAADDARRPVMVFVHGGGFVTGSNRARLYDGSAFARDGIVLVTVNYRLGIPGFLDLPGAPANRGLLDVLAALGWVRDTIAAFGGDPGNVTVFGQSAGATLTGALLAAPQAAGLFQRAIIQSGNGTGAFTPEQARRVTTRAAAALGIEPTAEAFAPIPDERFLAILPALAGLDLHTATATDPLAGLSPFSLVLPVQPADALAQGPARDVDLLIGTNTQEGHLYLVPQDALESTTEADLLTLATRLHTHPHTALAALRTARPDDTPGELRSALLGAALFETGTARMARAHARISGGRTHLYSFAYRSTALGRRLGAAHTVELPFVFDHAHQPWLHADTRLLGPGPAPTGLAAHIHGAWTAFARSGDPGWAGYDPRRPAAEILGG; encoded by the coding sequence GTGCCCCGACAGGCAGTTCCAGTCGTCGAAACCCCGGCGGGCGCCGTGCGCGGCCTGCGTGACGCAACCGGCGAGCGCTACCGCGCGATCCCGTACGCCGCGCCACCCACCGGCGCCGGCCGCTTCGCCCCGCCCGCACCGCACCCGGGCTGGTCCGGTGTCCGCGACGCCACCCGGCCCTCCCCCACCGCTCCCCAACCGGCCCGCAGCTTCGGCCGGCTCGACATGACCCCCTACTTCGGACCGGGCTGGGTGCCCGGCGCGGAGTACCTGAGCGTCGATGTCCACACGCCCGCCGCCGACGACGCCCGGCGCCCCGTCATGGTCTTCGTGCACGGCGGCGGCTTCGTCACCGGCTCGAACCGCGCCAGGCTCTACGACGGCAGCGCCTTCGCCCGCGACGGCATCGTCCTCGTCACGGTCAACTACCGCCTCGGCATTCCCGGTTTCCTCGATCTGCCCGGTGCCCCCGCCAACCGCGGGCTGCTCGACGTGCTCGCCGCACTCGGCTGGGTGCGCGACACGATCGCGGCCTTCGGCGGCGACCCCGGCAACGTCACCGTCTTCGGCCAGTCCGCGGGCGCCACCCTCACCGGCGCACTCCTCGCCGCACCACAGGCAGCCGGCCTGTTCCAGCGGGCGATCATCCAGAGCGGCAACGGCACCGGCGCGTTCACCCCGGAACAGGCCCGACGCGTCACCACCCGGGCCGCCGCGGCCCTGGGCATCGAACCTACCGCTGAGGCGTTCGCCCCGATCCCCGACGAGCGCTTCCTGGCGATCCTGCCCGCCCTGGCCGGCCTCGACCTGCACACCGCCACCGCCACCGACCCGCTGGCCGGGCTCAGCCCGTTCAGCCTGGTGCTGCCCGTCCAGCCCGCCGACGCCCTCGCCCAGGGCCCGGCCCGCGACGTCGACCTGCTCATCGGCACCAACACCCAGGAGGGACACCTCTACCTCGTGCCGCAGGACGCCCTGGAGTCCACCACCGAAGCCGACCTGCTCACCCTCGCCACCCGGCTGCACACCCACCCGCACACCGCCCTCGCCGCCCTCCGCACCGCCAGGCCCGACGACACGCCGGGCGAACTGCGCTCGGCCCTGCTCGGAGCTGCCCTGTTCGAGACCGGCACGGCGCGCATGGCCCGGGCCCACGCGCGGATCTCGGGCGGCCGCACGCACCTCTACTCGTTCGCGTACCGCTCCACAGCCCTCGGCCGACGACTCGGCGCCGCCCACACCGTCGAACTGCCCTTCGTGTTCGACCACGCCCACCAGCCCTGGCTCCACGCCGACACCCGCCTGCTCGGCCCAGGCCCCGCCCCGACCGGACTCGCAGCCCACATCCACGGCGCCTGGACCGCCTTCGCCCGCAGCGGGGACCCGGGCTGGGCCGGCTACGACCCGCGACGACCCGCGGCGGAGATTCTGGGTGGTTGA